A genomic stretch from Petrimonas mucosa includes:
- a CDS encoding GNAT family N-acetyltransferase produces the protein MNYQVKTYYRKEEIPPLNDVKFFHYVSSFDWNRNISFYRPLMLVVFCGEKPVAAMFALIMRINRLLYGSIFRRCYISQQPSFYDEKANKIAVFDLLISSLVKEVENKVFFIEYRNLNDAVFGYKGFRENGFYSVKWINVRNSLQRKRKIWDQLSSTRKNQVNKARRKGVVLEELTSHDNLREIYKLIDKSNNWKMSNKFPPYQYFENFFNCYVLHGKGKILLSRHNEKIIGGIILGFEQKTVYVLYFWGKEKRYKTYHPTVFTIYSAMELAEKEGYEYFDFMDSGYLNINAGKPRFLLQFGGKPKSTRRWYRFNWGLLNFLAKKIYD, from the coding sequence ATGAATTACCAGGTTAAAACATATTACCGCAAAGAAGAGATTCCCCCACTGAACGACGTGAAGTTTTTTCACTACGTCTCCTCGTTTGACTGGAACAGGAACATCTCGTTCTACCGCCCACTGATGCTTGTCGTGTTTTGCGGGGAGAAACCAGTAGCCGCCATGTTTGCGCTGATCATGCGCATCAACCGGCTGTTGTACGGCTCGATATTCAGAAGGTGTTACATCTCGCAACAGCCCAGTTTTTACGACGAAAAGGCGAACAAGATAGCCGTTTTTGACCTGTTGATCTCTTCTTTGGTAAAAGAGGTGGAAAACAAGGTGTTTTTTATCGAATACCGGAACCTGAACGATGCAGTTTTCGGGTATAAGGGATTTCGCGAGAATGGATTCTACTCCGTCAAATGGATCAACGTGAGAAACTCGTTGCAGCGGAAACGGAAAATTTGGGACCAGCTATCATCCACAAGAAAGAACCAGGTTAACAAAGCCAGGCGGAAAGGGGTGGTATTGGAGGAGTTAACCTCACACGACAATCTGCGGGAGATCTATAAATTGATCGACAAATCCAATAACTGGAAAATGTCTAACAAATTCCCCCCATACCAATACTTCGAAAATTTTTTCAACTGCTATGTTTTACACGGCAAAGGGAAGATCCTGCTCAGCCGTCACAACGAAAAGATTATTGGCGGAATCATCCTGGGGTTTGAACAGAAAACCGTCTACGTGCTCTATTTCTGGGGGAAGGAAAAAAGATACAAAACCTATCATCCAACCGTCTTTACGATCTATTCGGCCATGGAACTGGCCGAGAAGGAGGGCTACGAGTATTTCGACTTCATGGACTCGGGTTACCTGAACATCAATGCGGGCAAGCCCCGTTTCCTGCTCCAATTTGGAGGAAAACCCAAATCAACCAGGCGGTGGTACCGTTTCAACTGGGGTCTGCTCAACTTTCTGGCCAAGAAAATTTACGATTAG
- a CDS encoding lysophospholipid acyltransferase family protein, whose protein sequence is MKLVKRVILFLYQWLIFAPIFIVITMLTALTVMAFAPLFGSRFWGYVPPRWWSRLTCWLALCRIKSHGHEHLDPRQSYVFVANHQGAFDIFLIYGFLNQNIKWVQKASLRKIPLVGLASEMAGHVFVDNSSAAARVNTIKEAEKKIINGVSIMLFPEGARTRTGKMGRFKRGAYQIAYDLKLPIVPLTLNGPFDVMKRGSLRLNPNRLELIIHKPISTENLSEEDIPALIEETREIIHADLWERFK, encoded by the coding sequence ATGAAGTTGGTTAAACGTGTAATTCTCTTTTTATATCAGTGGCTTATCTTTGCGCCCATTTTTATTGTTATCACCATGCTGACCGCATTGACGGTAATGGCTTTTGCGCCCCTTTTTGGAAGCCGGTTCTGGGGGTATGTGCCACCGAGATGGTGGTCGAGGCTGACCTGCTGGCTAGCCCTTTGCAGGATAAAAAGCCATGGACACGAACATCTTGATCCCCGCCAGTCATATGTTTTCGTAGCCAATCATCAGGGCGCTTTCGACATATTTTTGATCTATGGCTTCCTGAACCAGAATATCAAGTGGGTACAGAAGGCAAGTTTGAGGAAGATTCCGTTGGTGGGTCTGGCATCGGAGATGGCGGGACATGTTTTCGTGGATAATTCAAGTGCGGCCGCGCGGGTAAACACCATTAAAGAGGCCGAAAAAAAGATAATTAATGGCGTCTCTATCATGCTCTTTCCCGAAGGAGCCAGGACTCGTACCGGTAAGATGGGCCGTTTCAAACGGGGAGCCTATCAGATTGCGTACGACCTGAAACTGCCTATCGTTCCGTTGACGCTCAATGGTCCCTTCGACGTGATGAAACGGGGTTCTTTGCGTTTAAACCCCAACAGGCTGGAGCTGATCATCCACAAGCCCATATCTACTGAAAATCTGAGTGAAGAGGATATTCCGGCGTTGATCGAAGAGACGAGAGAGATTATCCATGCCGACTTGTGGGAGCGGTTTAAATAA